The genomic DNA CTCATTTAGTTGGTAGTAGTCAACGCAAAACTACCATGTACAATCCCATTTTTTAACCAACAATACAGGGGATGCAAAAGGGCTATGGCTAGGCCTTATGATTGACTTTTGAAGCATCTCATTAAACAATTTTTCTATCTTTGTCTTTTGGTTAGGAGGGTGTCAGATCCTAAGAGATCTGACGATAATTCTCTAGAATTCGCTAAAGAATTCTGGAGAATGGTAGAAACAGagggagaaaggagaagaaaattgaGGGAGAGTCGAGATAATTCGAGAGAGAAACAGAAATGAGAGTGAAATGCTAGAATGATTCAATTTAATATTCTTGATAGTTCCTTACATGTGCTCAAGTCCTTTATATATAGGATCATATATAGGATCCCGCAATTACATTCCTACAACCCAACTTATTTACATAGATACCCTCTTCTAGAATTAGCTAACCACCTTCCCTAACTGTCGGACGTGTATGCTAGGCCCACCCTTTACACGGTATATTCTACTTCTACATATTAGGACTGTGACAGAGGGTATCGATGGGAACGGATATTGATAGGGTCTATGTGAGGTTTTAGGTTGATGGTATGATCAATAAGCCTGGTTGGGGGTAGGGAATTGGGCTCTGCAAACAGATACTCCTTGCTCCCCATTAGTGTCATATGTTTTCCCTCCTTCTCAAATGTcacctccattttgttaaaatcGAGGTAAATTGGACTGACAtgtttcatccaatcaacccctaACACCACATCACATCCCCCTAGTTTTAGGAGTCTCAAGTCAACTTCAAACCcttccccttgcatctcccaacaaaaccTAGCACAAGCTAATTTGCTCGTGACTTTGTTGCCATTCACCATGGTCACTGTCAGTGGCTGTGTTGGAATTAATGGGCACTTCAATCTCCTGGTCGTTCCCTCATCCAAGAAaatgtgggtactcccactatcgatGAGGATCATCAACTTGTTCTCCACGTTCCCCTCAACCttaataattttgttgtttGTCCAACCCTTCAGGGCATGCAAGGATATCTCCCTATCGCcctcctcctcttctccttGTGGTTGGGGTGTCTCCTTTTCATCTGCCTCTTTTGCTTCTTACCCTTCCAACAACAAAAGTTGCTTCCTACACTAGTTACCAGGGAAGTATTTTTCCCCACACTTGAAACAGAGGCCAGCTTGCCTCCTCTGTTCCATAGTCTTCCCATATTGGTCAGTAGGGGCAGGCAATGCAAAGTTCTTCCCTCCTGAAGGTCCTCTCCCCATCTCCCTACCAGAATTCTTCCCTTGGGACAGGCTCCCGTGCGAGACTCCCCTGGCTATAatcctctgcttcttcatcaGCGCCTGCACAATTAGTTCGTAGAGTCCGGCACTGTCAGCTGCATGTTAAGGGTCCTTGGTTGGAGTACCTTCACCATCGACCTTAACTCTTCATTCAAGCCACTTATAAAGCTTGAAACGAAATAGGCCTCTGTCAGATACAAATTGTGGTTAAGCATAAGagccttcaactcctcaaaccgTAATTGGTACTCTATCACCGATCCTCCCTGTCTgagcttgttgaattcttccacTACATCAAACAAGCCTCAATTCCCAAACCTCTCACACAACTCCTCCACAAAATCCTCACATTTACATTCCTCTCGGACCTTGGACCATCCAAGGAACCAAGCATCCCCCTGCATCATTGAGGTATGCAGTCGCCATCATCACCTTCTGTCTCTCTGCCACTCCGTACCATTCAAACATCTGCTCAAATCTCCTGATCCACCAACATGGACTAAGCCCATTGAATAACGGTATTTCGAACAGTAGCATGGGTAAACCGTGTTGATTTTGCCCAACCAATGCCTCTAGTCGTCGTCTCCAACCCAATTCACCATGTTCCTCCTCTCCTTCAGAGCTCCCTGATGACCTTTGATGCACCTCTTTTCCTTGTATGATTGGATCCACACGCCCCTGCCTCAATAGGATGGGATCCATCCGCTCCCTCGAAGGGAAATCAAGTGAGAAATTCATCTAATTCTGCCTCGCAAACATCACCACAAAGCTCTGCAACTAGTCTCTGATCTAAATTCCCAATTCCTTGCGGATTTGGGCAACTACACCCTCCAACTTCCGATCAACAACCAAAATGGCTTCGTGATTTCGGTTGGATCCCAATTCTAGCTAATCCACTCAACTCTGGAGATCACTCACTGTGGAGCCATACTGTTGCACTTGAGCCTCCAAATTCTTCAACCTAGTCCCTTTAGCCATCGCCGATACCCTCGATCATCGTGGCCCAAGataggctctaataccaaattgtcataTCCTAAGGGATCTGTCAATAATTAATTCGGATCCTGCCCGAATTGATAAAGTAGatagagaattcaagagaattcCCGAAggaaaacgagagagagagagattggggggagagagagagagagaattggggGGAGAATTCAAGAATATTTTATTCACAATCTGGATGCTTCTCGAAGTGGGGTAGGCTGCAATTTATAGCCTCACTTGTGTACATAGGTTCCCGCCTAAATTTATAACTGCTTATGTACTACCCCCTTGTGCTCTGCCCGCATACAATCCCTTAGAGCACTAACCAAATTCTGTTTTATTTACTATTGCCACTCCTACTACGGCCACTTGCCATTACAACTATGTAAGTacacataataatattataagtaCATAACAATATTCTAGGCAGTTATTGTGAAGACAGTTCCAAAAAACATTTTTTCCTGCCATCTAACTTCtctaatcatttaaaaaaagcaATGCATCCATTTGTTAGAAtcatttgattaaatttgtaAACAAGCAGAAATAGAGAATAAAGACAAATGGCCCATTTGGTTGGTTGTGAAGACTTTCTAAAAGTTCTCTTTGAATTtccaaatttttggaaaaaataaaagagttagctagttttgaaaatcatcatcatatgaaaaatgaagattgcatgcaaaaatgaccaaaattttttgttcttttccaaCTGGAAAcaaggaaaaacaaataaattggaAACATaaagatcatcatcatcatcatcaaacagGGAAAAGTTTTCAAAGACCAAGACAAAAAGTTCCAGAGACCAAAATACACAATCACAGAGTATTGCCAACCTTCGATATCACAGCTTCAAGCTCAGAAAAGCTGTCTTTACTAGTTGAATCATCAATGGCTTCTTGGCTTTCAGTCTCTGCATAAAGCTTGATTTCATTGGGGAATACCCCCTTGTCAAGTAATGCCTGCCAAATGACATCAGTAAGAACCCCAATCCTGAAAAAGAAGCAGGTAACCTAATTCCACAGTAAAACACAAGAATGGATGATTCCttttttcttcactttttcttcttcttcttctttttttttttttttttttgaaaagttgaaatGGTATTACCTGAAGAAGCCCAGGAGCATCTTCTTCAAGAGCTTTTTCAACTGAATCACTGCAATCCAAAACAGGAGAAACACCCTCAGAACAGGAACAATAAAGCTAGAAATAAAGCCCCTCCACTAAGAGACCTCACATAAACATATTTACAAAGAGAAGCAATAGATGAATTAAAGAAACAAATATTACGTGACAGTTTTTCTCCTCTTCCGTGGATGATTGACTCTTGAAGGCTTAGTGGATTCTGATACAATAGGATTACAATTTAAGATAGGAGGCACAGTTTCCTTCAAGGACTCAGTTTTGTTTGAATTATGTAAAATAGAGTCCTTCCTCATGGCCAGCATTTTAATGCGGTCTATCAGTAACATGTGGTCCAGCTTGTCTTCATCTTCATGGCTTTCCTTCCCACTCTTCACTGATATAATGTTATTTAAGGGGAAGTCACACGCACCATTTTTGTCCAGACTATGCAAGTCACAGTAATCCAACAGTTCATCTTTGATATTTGCAGACATTGATGGTAATGCTGAACTAAAAGTGCTACCAGGATTACCAGACATAAAATCCTGTCCATCAGATGATTCAAACACGCAGTGTCTATTGCTTCTGACAACTGAGGATTCTGCATCAGCAgaatcattttctttcttgtctgTATCAAGATGGTGTTGAATCATGCTGACAACCGGGTTAACTGACCCTGAACAATTAACCTGTgcaacaaaaaggaaaattaactAGAGCTATAGCTTCTTTAATAACATAAAGACAGCACTAAACAAAGAGATTGATAGTAATTTTGCAATGAAATTATTTCCTGCCCTATAGTAAGCAGAAAGCTTAAGCATGCAAAGAAATAGAATTCCACTAAATTATGGTACCACTACatacaaatgaagaaaataggacACTCATGCAGAAGTTgaaaaattttcacaaaatctTAGTCACTCAAATGATGAAACATTATATGCATCTCCAATTATTGAAAGGGGGGGAAAATTAAGTCATTTCTCACACCAATTCAAAAAACAGAATCACCACCGAAGATGGTATCTAAATAGCTGTTAACACCAGGATGCCTCTGTAACAAGTATCAGAACAGAAAAAACACCACTAACGGCATTTACTACCCTTTATAGTAAGAATGACAAATGGACAAGTATATTCAAAATCTGCTATCTTTGTCCCAATTTCTTATCAAGTCACcctacttttatttttattctctagATACTGAAACTTTCCAAAATGCAACACTGAAGTCTAATCAAATCCTGAACAGATGTCCACCATTTAACAACTGTAAACAGAGTTCCATATTGGACTTCATTGATGatgttttaaaaagttaaaaagaaaaagtaggaCCGATTAGAGAATAGGCAAAGTTAGATGCCTTTCAATATGCTCGTCCCAAATGACAGATATACCAAAAGTTATAGCATGTCCATAGGCTATAGTGTGCAATATTATGTCTTCCATGGAAATCTGATGTCCTAGGCAATAAACAAACACGAATGGCAAGCCTCTAAGAAATAATAGATGCCTAAATTAATCTCTCGCCCTACTCAGAATGTTACTATACAAAATGTGAATGCCTTGGAAACAGTTTATTTAGTTGCATCCAGATACATTGCTCATGACTACAGCACTTCATATGCTGGCTTTGCCAAGCATATCTATACCAGAGTGTGGAATGAATCTTACTGGTCCATCATCACCTCATAGAAGGGCCTATCAATTGGATCACAAGGAGAAGATGATAAGGAGGTGACATGTTAGGCTATCACAGGGCAACACTTCATGTTTAGCACTGCCATTTGGTGCTTGTGATGTCTTCTCAAGGACCATACTCCATAGCATCACAAGCACCTTTGTTGGCAAAAGGCTCAATGAAACAAAATCTTTAGTTATCACCTCTCCATATGCTCCTACCTTCACCTTCCTTGCCACTATCTCTGCTTGCCATAAGACAAGTAAACCCACTAACACAGTTGTCAAAATGCTTCCAGATCTACAGCTTCAAACATGCCAACATTCTCTAATGCACTAGCTACCATCCTTTTTACAGCATGCACCCTTTCCTTCAGTTGCACCACCCAGCTCTACTAAGATTCAACAAATTCAGCCTGTCAGCATCCTGAAGTAATTGAAGTTGTAGAAGTTACTTGAAGCTATTATAGACCTTTAGTTCACCAAGTTATTAAAGACAATCTCCATGTCTTAGCTACCAAAAGTGCCCGCAAGGAATTTATCACTTTGATATCCACAATCATGACATGATGTTTCAGTCTGGCACTTTGTATATGGTACTAGCTTGCAAGCATCTCGAGCTCTTAAGTGCATTTGATAATCAAATGGTCAATATAGAAATCACACAAAGGTGAAGTAAGGAAAACAATAGTACAGGAATTCTTCTCCTCGGTAGAAAAGAAAGCTCCATGACTTTTTATAGGAAGCAAGAGAAAATACTACAACTTGCCAGAAACATTGTCCTATTCAGGAAGTCACGACAAGTCTTCCAGAAAccattaaaataaatacatcattCAAACTAATTTAAAAGCTAACAATAAGCAGGAAACATTTAACTCTAAGCTATATATGGACATCTCTAATTGATTCTCTCATAATTGCTAATGTTGTTGATGGCTAATAGCAAGCACTTTGGTAGGAAATAAGCTAACAACCCATGCAGAAATGGAGTGCTTACCTTTATCCTGTATCATTACACACTTGAGGCAAATGTTAGATAAAGTCTTGTGAGTTGTCATGGGATCATCCAAACTGAACAACCATGCGACCAATAGACCCACATTCCAACACTCTTTTCAAGTATGAAGAGGAACAGAAAAAATTCCTATTTTCTTGGGCACCACTCAGTCCAATCAATTCCTAACCATACACCTTCTTACATAAAAACCTAGTATTCAAAAATCTTACCTGATCCTTAAAGAATCTAATTATGCAAACAAAAGGTTAAAGTTTTGCATCATTACTAAAATTAGTAAAAGGATAACTAAAAAGATATGACTACTAATTCATGATAGATATACAGTGGAGTTTGATTATGAGAATATGATATTGCTTTtcttaattttggaaaaaaaaaaattgactgtCAATTATTTGTCTTCCTCTATCTGTTTCTTCCATAGTTACCAAGAATGTGGTACATTTTGGGTCGTGGTACAGGAATGGGTGAGAGATGCTTTGGTATGCTAATTTTGTGGTACAGAGATGGTAGGCTTAATTGGTTCACTATTTCAAGTCGTGGTATGTTTTATAGTTGTAATTGGTCAAAATTAGTTGGATTGATACTTTACCATTATAGAAGttgatttgttttgttttgctctgctttaaattattttctatgctCTTGTCGACTTACAGAATGAAAAATCCTATGCAAACAAAGTTAGGCctgaatataattcaaaatgcaaTAAATCCAAGAAAGCGAGATAGGCAAGCTTTCTTTCCctaatttctttgaaaattattttgattttatgtttCTTCCCTagtttttattgtttaaattagaatccccATTCTTGGGGATCTAGATCATATTCCTATCAATTCTGTGACATGAAAGAACCATGATCCACAACCTGCGATTCAGATTGCGGTTCCAGGGGGTAGATGGGAACCCAATAACTATGGTTTCTTACTTTCATCCCTCCTTGAACgggatataaaataattattgcatgGAACTTTTAGCAACCTTTTGTGTGAAATCCGGAAACCTATCATGTCGAGATATAAATCAACTCCCATCTTATTTCATCTGGGAAGGTCATAACTTTTTAAAAGCTAATAATACTAGACTTCCTAGCTTAGAATGAATCCATCCCCACAACAAGACCCAACTGCAGGTAACTCTTTTCCAAGAGCCATCCTAAATCAGAAAGTTAAGAATTCTTGGTCAGAATAATGGCATATGAAGGCTTTGTCATGTAGTTTTCACTGGTATCATCTGGCAttccaattatatatatgtatctgaGGTTCTCCCTTTCTTCCCTCTTATATAGTCCCTCATCTATCAACATATCTGCAAAATGCCAACACTTGAGCAAGAGAAGAAATTGGTTGACTACTTCTAGAGTTTTTTGGAACACCAAATAATATTACATCCAAATGTGCAAATCAACTCCTCCATTAATAATTGTTTCTTGGTTATGAACTTGATATTCCAGTCTCTAGGCCCCTAGGCCTATCTTGCTGTGACTTCATCTAGAAAACTTTTGGCATCAAAAGCAGCAAACAGCCTAAAGAACTTGGCATCAAGCCAACAGAAAATACAGTCTGGTGCTGAAGAAATTAACATACTAGGTATGTATGATTAAAACACCTTATTTTCATCTATTCAATGGTGTATTTTCACATGCTGACAGGATAAGATACCCGAAAATTCCTGAATTGGACAATGGTTTCATAAGCATGGACCTCTAAGTAGTCCAATGCTAGGTGTATGCACATTCATTTATCCAAATCAACTTTTCAGAACTAAAGACATTTACACCATTTTTCTTATGTTGCTCAAAATATTGATATGGTATAAAAACTGTTTCAATACTAGTGTGcacaaaaatataaagaagTTTCTTCACAAACATCTTAAATCTCTTTCTTGAGATTTAACCTTACAGTTTCAAGGAcacagaaaacaaaaattctGTAAATATGGGACAGAAAAAATTATGTGGTGAACCTCAGTAGCTTCCATTTCACTCTGGTCCAGGTATATCTTTTATGTTTCACATTTTGGAGTATCAAAAATAACTGACCTTGccaaataacaaaataactttcagaaagaaaaaattgattaagACAAGCAAAAACAATTATTCTTTTCAGTTGATTGTTTACAGAACCCAGCAACGAAGCAGAAAAGAGTCATAATATAGTTTCAATTTCATTCCCAACCTCATTTCTTGTGCTCAGTCAAATAACAGAGAATTTCTTTCAGTATACAAGTGAAGAATGATGAATTACCTCCACTGATGGTTCAGCCAATGCCATAGAATTCctgcaaaataaaataggaaaactATAAATTCGGTAAACCAATTACTCTTAAACAAGAGATAGGAGCCAAGAAGAcctcaaaaaaagaaaaaaaaaatacttcaacTAAATTCCTACTATCGGGACCAGAACCAAAAGTATATGATCAACAGCTTAATGGACTTGGCAACACAAAAGCACATAACTTAATAACTACTATAAGTCATCGAATGTGAATCACACCTCAATAGCAGCAACCTTTGCTGGTCTTTCAATACAACACGGTCAGGATGATCCATAAAGTCATCAGCAATCTCAGTTTTTATCTCACCTGCTTGCACATTATTATATAAAGGGACCTCCACCCCATCTACTAACAAACTTGATGAGGAGTTATCTGCAAAATCAACCTCTACTTTGACAGGATACTTGGGCATCATGGAACACTGGAGCAAAGAGTTTGATAAGGCATCTTCCTTCTCTGCCAAAATGGCATTGACACTAATTTCATCaccttttttttcatatgagCTCGCATGCTTATTCACTTCAGTCCCCTGGCAATTGTATTCTCCAAGTATGCCTGCATATTTTACTTTGGAAATCATCAGTCATTGATCAACTGAACCTGCATGTAGAAATTTTGCCACAGCaaacccaaaataattttatgctCTTACCGGGATAACTTTGTCCCAGTAACAATGACTTATTCCTCTGTTCCTGAGCAAAGCAAACAAGAAGAAAACCCATTATTACATGCTCTTTCTGCcgggaaaaaaatagaataccATTAATGACAAAGAATCCCAAATAGATGGATTAATTGACATGTCATATCATGCTAGTAAAAGCCACCAATATTACTGAAAGTATCCAAAGAGAAATGTTAAAGCTGAAAAGGAAGTAATGAGAGACAGTAAATTACTGGTGAGTCCCAAGTCAATGAACAGGAGCAGCAAGAATAGCCAATATTGTCATTGCTTTGGACATTAAAAAAACTTCAGATAACTATTCTCATAATAACTCTAACTCTAGCTTTATCcatgagtaaaagaaaaaaagacacTTCCAAAACCTACAATCTATCAAAATGAGCATACACCAAAGCAGCCACAATCCATGTCAGTGCATGTGCAATTGGAGAGTGTTGGGCAGATTTTAAGGAAATGGCTTGGACTAGAGAAATAACAACATAGCAACTGCAGCCAATAGtaccaaataaaatataaagaccAATTTCCATAACTACTTTATGCAGAGCTCCATTTTCCTTTCTTGCTACTCCCAGGCGTTGAACAAGCAAGATGATCTAAATACTCAACCCAGAAACAAAAACGCACAAAAAAAAGTGTCTCTAAAGCGCGTAGTCCGCGTAAAATAGTTTGCAGGATAAATTACCTCCCAATCAGAGTGTTGGTTGTCCTTCTTAACTGGTACACGTACAGCAGCCAAGGGTCTGCACGTATAATCAGAAAACCTTAGTTCGAGCAGTTAACCCACAATCTTatgcatttataaaaattgaagCGAGAATTAGACTCACATGGAGGCATTTTGACTCTCTTTCTGAGATTCAATGTCAGCAACACTGGAAGGGCGCCTAGCAGCGAGAAGCATCTCTCTCCGTTTCATCAAGGGAATGCAATCGAGCTCTTCCGACCACTCCTCGCCGTCAGATTCAGTCTCAGGTATTCCACCAGAAAATTCAATCTCAGGAACACCTGAAAGGCGCCTAGCAGCGAGAAGCATCTCTCGCCGTCTCATCAACGGAATGCTATCGAGCTCTTCCGACCACTCCTCATCGTCACTTTCATCCCAAGATATTCCACCAGAGCCGGATAAAGCCATTTTTCAGAGAATTTAACCTCCAATTACGGTGAATGTCCGGGCCTAACCTTTCAGTGGCATACCAACGATGTAACAATCAGAACGCCTTCACCTGAGGCTTCAAAACAACAATTGAAGACGTAGATTTGTGAACTTACAGATACAGAAAGAGATGCCTCCGTCTCTGGCGAAATGGCTGGCCGGACCCTCGCCGCTTCAAGAGCGCTTCGGCAGAAGCGGACCTTTTGGCGCgcgaaacaagagagagagagagagagaggggagagagagagagagataaatctCCGCGCACCGCACCGGAACAAGGAAAGGATTACGTGTGCTCACTCCGACACCTGTTGCACACGTGCCCTCTCCTTGCTTCTCTATTTAAAACTCATCAAAATTTTAGAGTAAATTACGCTTATCATCGAAAgtttaatataattacaaatagtatcttatattttgaaatat from Diospyros lotus cultivar Yz01 chromosome 4, ASM1463336v1, whole genome shotgun sequence includes the following:
- the LOC127799966 gene encoding uncharacterized protein LOC127799966 isoform X1, with the translated sequence MALSGSGGISWDESDDEEWSEELDSIPLMRRREMLLAARRLSGVPEIEFSGGIPETESDGEEWSEELDCIPLMKRREMLLAARRPSSVADIESQKESQNASIPLAAVRVPVKKDNQHSDWEEQRNKSLLLGQSYPVKYAGILGEYNCQGTEVNKHASSYEKKGDEISVNAILAEKEDALSNSLLQCSMMPKYPVKVEVDFADNSSSSLLVDGVEVPLYNNVQAGEIKTEIADDFMDHPDRVVLKDQQRLLLLRNSMALAEPSVEVNCSGSVNPVVSMIQHHLDTDKKENDSADAESSVVRSNRHCVFESSDGQDFMSGNPGSTFSSALPSMSANIKDELLDYCDLHSLDKNGACDFPLNNIISVKSGKESHEDEDKLDHMLLIDRIKMLAMRKDSILHNSNKTESLKETVPPILNCNPIVSESTKPSRVNHPRKRRKTVTDSVEKALEEDAPGLLQALLDKGVFPNEIKLYAETESQEAIDDSTSKDSFSELEAVISKLSSLRQTFLKFAPLRFTKGEKNSYCLACLLSLIEQARYLRFRNWPVDWCWCRDLRSFIFVFERHNRIVLERPEYGYATYFFELVDSPPIDWQIKRLVTAMKLTTCSRSTLIENKTLLIGEHLTDGEARVLMEYGWAPNSGLGTMLNYCDRVFHDQKNEKVSEWKSKIGKLLVDGYNGGVIVSTDIPKKAVEYGGAQDPQIKLEL
- the LOC127799966 gene encoding uncharacterized protein LOC127799966 isoform X5, with protein sequence MALSGSGGISWDESDDEEWSEELDSIPLMRRREMLLAARRLSGVPEIEFSGGIPETESDGEEWSEELDCIPLMKRREMLLAARRPSSVADIESQKESQNASIPLAAVRVPVKKDNQHSDWEEQRNKSLLLGQSYPVKYAGILGEYNCQGTEVNKHASSYEKKGDEISVNAILAEKEDALSNSLLQCSMMPKYPVKVEVDFADNSSSSLLVDGVEVPLYNNVQAGEIKTEIADDFMDHPDRVVLKDQQRLLLLRNSMALAEPSVEVNCSGSVNPVVSMIQHHLDTDKKENDSADAESSVVRSNRHCVFESSDGQDFMSGNPGSTFSSALPSMSANIKDELLDYCDLHSLDKNGACDFPLNNIISVKSGKESHEDEDKLDHMLLIDRIKMLAMRKDSILHNSNKTESLKETVPPILNCNPIVSESTKPSRVNHPRKRRKTVTDSVEKALEEDAPGLLQALLDKGVFPNEIKLYAETESQEAIDDSTSKDSFSELEAVISKLSSLRQTFLKFAPLRFTKGEKNSYCLACLLSLIEQARYLRFRNWPVDWCWCRDLRSFIFVFERHNRIVLERPEYGYATYFFELVDSPPIDWQIKRLVTAMKLTTCSRSTLIENKTLLQLGRLSFGSQRSSDLRSCNRGCGGKFLLHVSTLMTDNEISGGS
- the LOC127799966 gene encoding uncharacterized protein LOC127799966 isoform X2; translated protein: MALSGSGGISWDESDDEEWSEELDSIPLMRRREMLLAARRLSGVPEIEFSGGIPETESDGEEWSEELDCIPLMKRREMLLAARRPSSVADIESQKESQNASIPLAAVRVPVKKDNQHSDWERNKSLLLGQSYPVKYAGILGEYNCQGTEVNKHASSYEKKGDEISVNAILAEKEDALSNSLLQCSMMPKYPVKVEVDFADNSSSSLLVDGVEVPLYNNVQAGEIKTEIADDFMDHPDRVVLKDQQRLLLLRNSMALAEPSVEVNCSGSVNPVVSMIQHHLDTDKKENDSADAESSVVRSNRHCVFESSDGQDFMSGNPGSTFSSALPSMSANIKDELLDYCDLHSLDKNGACDFPLNNIISVKSGKESHEDEDKLDHMLLIDRIKMLAMRKDSILHNSNKTESLKETVPPILNCNPIVSESTKPSRVNHPRKRRKTVTDSVEKALEEDAPGLLQALLDKGVFPNEIKLYAETESQEAIDDSTSKDSFSELEAVISKLSSLRQTFLKFAPLRFTKGEKNSYCLACLLSLIEQARYLRFRNWPVDWCWCRDLRSFIFVFERHNRIVLERPEYGYATYFFELVDSPPIDWQIKRLVTAMKLTTCSRSTLIENKTLLIGEHLTDGEARVLMEYGWAPNSGLGTMLNYCDRVFHDQKNEKVSEWKSKIGKLLVDGYNGGVIVSTDIPKKAVEYGGAQDPQIKLEL
- the LOC127799966 gene encoding uncharacterized protein LOC127799966 isoform X4, encoding MALSGSGGISWDESDDEEWSEELDSIPLMRRREMLLAARRLSGVPEIEFSGGIPETESDGEEWSEELDCIPLMKRREMLLAARRPSSVADIESQKESQNASIPLAAVRVPVKKDNQHSDWERNKSLLLGQSYPGILGEYNCQGTEVNKHASSYEKKGDEISVNAILAEKEDALSNSLLQCSMMPKYPVKVEVDFADNSSSSLLVDGVEVPLYNNVQAGEIKTEIADDFMDHPDRVVLKDQQRLLLLRNSMALAEPSVEVNCSGSVNPVVSMIQHHLDTDKKENDSADAESSVVRSNRHCVFESSDGQDFMSGNPGSTFSSALPSMSANIKDELLDYCDLHSLDKNGACDFPLNNIISVKSGKESHEDEDKLDHMLLIDRIKMLAMRKDSILHNSNKTESLKETVPPILNCNPIVSESTKPSRVNHPRKRRKTVTDSVEKALEEDAPGLLQALLDKGVFPNEIKLYAETESQEAIDDSTSKDSFSELEAVISKLSSLRQTFLKFAPLRFTKGEKNSYCLACLLSLIEQARYLRFRNWPVDWCWCRDLRSFIFVFERHNRIVLERPEYGYATYFFELVDSPPIDWQIKRLVTAMKLTTCSRSTLIENKTLLIGEHLTDGEARVLMEYGWAPNSGLGTMLNYCDRVFHDQKNEKVSEWKSKIGKLLVDGYNGGVIVSTDIPKKAVEYGGAQDPQIKLEL
- the LOC127799966 gene encoding uncharacterized protein LOC127799966 isoform X3, with translation MALSGSGGISWDESDDEEWSEELDSIPLMRRREMLLAARRLSGVPEIEFSGGIPETESDGEEWSEELDCIPLMKRREMLLAARRPSSVADIESQKESQNASIPLAAVRVPVKKDNQHSDWEEQRNKSLLLGQSYPGILGEYNCQGTEVNKHASSYEKKGDEISVNAILAEKEDALSNSLLQCSMMPKYPVKVEVDFADNSSSSLLVDGVEVPLYNNVQAGEIKTEIADDFMDHPDRVVLKDQQRLLLLRNSMALAEPSVEVNCSGSVNPVVSMIQHHLDTDKKENDSADAESSVVRSNRHCVFESSDGQDFMSGNPGSTFSSALPSMSANIKDELLDYCDLHSLDKNGACDFPLNNIISVKSGKESHEDEDKLDHMLLIDRIKMLAMRKDSILHNSNKTESLKETVPPILNCNPIVSESTKPSRVNHPRKRRKTVTDSVEKALEEDAPGLLQALLDKGVFPNEIKLYAETESQEAIDDSTSKDSFSELEAVISKLSSLRQTFLKFAPLRFTKGEKNSYCLACLLSLIEQARYLRFRNWPVDWCWCRDLRSFIFVFERHNRIVLERPEYGYATYFFELVDSPPIDWQIKRLVTAMKLTTCSRSTLIENKTLLIGEHLTDGEARVLMEYGWAPNSGLGTMLNYCDRVFHDQKNEKVSEWKSKIGKLLVDGYNGGVIVSTDIPKKAVEYGGAQDPQIKLEL